Proteins encoded within one genomic window of Oryza brachyantha chromosome 7, ObraRS2, whole genome shotgun sequence:
- the LOC102700447 gene encoding receptor-like protein 56: MANFSSLKALVLSNNIELRIETEFPSWVPSFQLEHLALDNCIINKHSNGKIPTFLLGQRSILDLDLSGSFLSGTIPLELFYSISNSLSLRKNSLEIVEKFSLENGTSRLGMLDFSDNQIAMQLPSAFGTIFPALIYLNMSHNALYGHIPSIGPDVLEVLDLSNNHLEGVIPESLTTFPSALKYLILSNNKLQGGLLPKNSSMFMLLHLDLENNHLEGNLPPELRKSTMLKILNANNNKLSGTIPSWLFSYEGLLELSVILFKGNHLEGSIPKEWCNTINLHILDLSNNSLSGNIPDCLSDFANAYFSNLYSNNLYFPNGIKRANIPDQNIFNESYGINKESNEVTINITTKGTSMQYRGLPLEFYIGIDLSMNHLSGNIPLNLGFVPGLKSLNLSRNHLRGTIPDTFQNSLSLESLDLSHNYINGNIPSGLTQLSSLSSFNVAHNNLSGEVPYTGQFPTFDKSFFEGNPDLCGEAVEKKCCTTNITFGLWKMDIIDSPIIYWSFVFGSFATGFWATIAVLMWNSSLREKWFSAVDHLITGWN, translated from the coding sequence ATGGCGAACTTCTCCAGTTTAAAGGCGCTAGTCCTCTCAAATAATATTGAGCTGAGAATTGAAACTGAGTTTCCTAGCTGGGTGCCATCTTTCCAACTTGAGCATCTTGCCCTAGataattgcatcatcaacaaacATAGCAATGGAAAGATCCCTACCTTTCTTCTTGGACAAAGAAGCATTCTTGATCTAGACCTCTCTGGCAGTTTTCTCAGTGGGACTATTCCTCTTGAGCTATTCTACAGCATCTCTAATTCCCTATCTCTAAGGAAAAACAGTCTAGAAATAGTAGAGAAGTTTAGTCTTGAAAATGGAACATCAAGATTGGGAATGCTTGATTTCTCAGACAATCAAATTGCAATGCAACTTCCTTCAGCATTTGGCACCATATTCCCTGCCCTTATATACTTGAACATGTCCCACAATGCCCTGTATGGTCATATTCCATCAATAGGTCCTGATGTTTTAGAAGTTCTTGATCTATCAAACAACCACCTGGAAGGGGTGATTCCTGAGTCCCTTACAACATTTCCCTCGGcgttaaaatatttgattctgTCTAATAATAAGCTACAAGGTGGACTGCTACCAAAGAACTCAAGCATGTTCATGTTGTTGCACCTTGATCTTGAGAACAATCATCTGGAAGGCAACCTACCACCGGAGTTAAGAAAGAGCACCATGTTAAAGATACTAAATGCCAACAATAACAAGTTATCTGGAACTATACCTAGCTGGCTCTTTTCATATGAAGGCCTACTGGAATTAAGTGTCATTCTATTCAAAGGAAATCATTTGGAAGGCTCCATTCCAAAGGAATGGTGCAATACCATAAACTTACACATCCTTGACTTGTCAAACAATTCACTTTCAGGAAATATACCAGATTGTCTATCAGATTTCGCTAATGCGTATTTCTCGAATCTTTATTCGAATAACCTATATTTTCCAAATGGCATCAAAAGAGCAAACATTCCAGATCAGAACATATTTAATGAATCATACGGAATTAATAAAGAGTCAAATGAAGTTACTATCAACATCACTACAAAAGGCACATCGATGCAGTATAGAGGATTACCACTAGAGTTCTATATTGGAATAGACCTTTCTATGAATCATCTATCGGGAAACATCCCACTAAACCTGGGGTTTGTACCAGGGTTAAAGTCACTGAACTTATCAAGGAACCATTTGAGGGGCACAATCCCAGACACCTTCCAGAACTCACTGTCTTTGGAGAGTCTAGATCTCTCCCACAATTATATAAATGGTAATATCCCCAGTGGGCTCACTCAACTGTCCTCACTCTCATCGTTCAATGTTGCACACAACAATCTGTCAGGGGAGGTCCCTTATACAGGGCAATTCCCCACATTTGATAAAAGTTTCTTTGAAGGAAATCCAGATTTGTGCGGAGAAGCTGTGGAGAAGAAATGCTGTACCACCAACATAACATTTGGTCTCTGGAAAATGGATATAATCGACTCTCCAATCATATACTGGTCATTTGTCTTTGGGTCTTTTGCAACTGGGTTCTGGGCTACCATTGCTGTTCTAATGTGGAATTCCAGCTTAAGGGAGAAATGGTTCAGTGCAGTGGACCATTTGATCACCGGTTGGAATTAA